In Papaver somniferum cultivar HN1 chromosome 9, ASM357369v1, whole genome shotgun sequence, the genomic stretch GAATTCTGTAATGGTTGAAATGTTTGAAGGGGTAGATCTGTTGGTCAAGAATCGGGGGAGACACCATAGATTTGATGATTGTAACATGAAATCTAAAAATGTTGGAAAGTTTTCCGACTTCCACCAAAATCAGATTAATAAATGAATGTACGGAGGTTTTTCCtctttttatgaaaaaaaaaaatataactaaATTTCTTTTCCGAAATGTACTTTTATATTTGGAGAAGCAAAATTGTTGGAAGCCATTGATTAATAAGAAAAACACCAATCAAAAAACGTCCCGGCAAACCGGACGCTTTGGTCCCGTAATCATGAAGTGCTTGGTCACTGATTACTGGCATTTTGACATGCAAGTCGTACAGTAGCAGGGAAAGTAAGTAAGAACTTGTCCGAAAACTCGCACTCAACTAGTAATTTGTTATCCTCTCATGGGCATTTTCGTACTTTGAAAAATTCTGTCTCTCTCTGATCTCTTCTCAATCATCTCTGCTGAATAACAGAGACGAACCTAAGTCATCTCTGCCTGCGTATCTCCGAAGAAAAATCCAATCTTTTCTAACCAAATCTTATCATCACAAATcaaaagagaaaaagataattaCAGTAAAAAGGAAGAATGTCGTCAACAActacagcagcagcaggagcagcaacaacagcaaacaATAATGGAAGGCAAACATATTGGTGTCATGAATGTGATATGAGTGTATCTCTCTTATCATCATCTCAACCTCTTCTTTGTGCACATTGCAATGGCGATTTCTTAGAAGAAATGGAAACCCCGATTAACCACAATTCgtcatcaaaccctaatttcccaAATTCTAATAACAATAATCCATCTCTTCCTCTGCTGCATCCATTTCCTATCCTTTCACCTCCTCAAACCCTAACTACACCTACTACTGATGATGATACTAATGATTTCGATTCATTTCAAATCCCATCTCCGATTCGTGTATCTGATGCTTACCTTCTTGATCGTTTAATTCAACACTTAGCTGATCCTCATGATGGTATTCCTGGATTCCCGATTCGACAACATCATCAGACTTCATCCCCAGCTTCTAAAGCATCTGTTGAATCAATACCCACAGTTAAAATCACTAGTTCATTGTTGAATTCTGATTCAATTTTATGTGCTGTTTGTAAAGATGAGTTCTTGGTTGATGTCGAAGCTAAACAATTACCTTGTAATCACATCTATCATTTTGATTGTATTTTGCCATGGCTTGAACAGCATAATTCATGTCCTGTGTGTAGGTTTTGTTTACCTACAGATGAACCCGAGAGAAGATCGACTCATACTAGAACTAGGGTTAGATTTGGGAATTTGATGGATGATATCGAGGATGATGCTGATGATCTGTTTGGTATGGGAAATACTTTGAGACACATTGCTAGGAGACACAGATTGGTTTTCCCAATGAGGTCCACTACTGGTGTGGATTCTTCGTCCTCCCCAACTCAGATGGCGGAAGCTGAGACTAGTGCAGCTGGACCTGCTAATAGTGGTGAGACTGTATCGAGTTGGCCTATTGAAGGTGGAAGTAGAATTGCTGGTAGTCGTGGTAGTCGGGGTGGAGGAAGTAATGGTGGTGGAAGGCTGGACGAGGATGGTGATACTGTAATGTCTGAAATCAGGGGAGGTTTGCTGGAATGAAACTTCTAAAGGTACGGCTTTGGTTGCTTCTTTTGGGGGTTCATTGATGTTTATTATCATTATAATTGTTGGAATAACGTTATCTGTTTGAAATTCATAGTTGAAATAGACATATCAGGGCTTAAAGAATGAGACTAGGGCACCCTTGAAATGCATATATCATTTCGTGTAAATG encodes the following:
- the LOC113310735 gene encoding E3 ubiquitin-protein ligase RING1-like; the protein is MSSTTTAAAGAATTANNNGRQTYWCHECDMSVSLLSSSQPLLCAHCNGDFLEEMETPINHNSSSNPNFPNSNNNNPSLPLLHPFPILSPPQTLTTPTTDDDTNDFDSFQIPSPIRVSDAYLLDRLIQHLADPHDGIPGFPIRQHHQTSSPASKASVESIPTVKITSSLLNSDSILCAVCKDEFLVDVEAKQLPCNHIYHFDCILPWLEQHNSCPVCRFCLPTDEPERRSTHTRTRVRFGNLMDDIEDDADDLFGMGNTLRHIARRHRLVFPMRSTTGVDSSSSPTQMAEAETSAAGPANSGETVSSWPIEGGSRIAGSRGSRGGGSNGGGRLDEDGDTVMSEIRGGLLE